Proteins co-encoded in one Medicago truncatula cultivar Jemalong A17 chromosome 8, MtrunA17r5.0-ANR, whole genome shotgun sequence genomic window:
- the LOC11428603 gene encoding uncharacterized protein isoform X2, with protein MDRLYLQNPPFSEQWNNLQWALTSIPLIKALQLMLSFLFWYSCFNFQACSLWMSFGVYVTGVLFQTAAFVSFLLIAHGYCIMCEHLSLNERRSTAALACVFYLTLVGYKASVPYFTVLLLLNYFISFYVIFHHISQNLLVLREQLGIIENEDVRAMHDAVYKKYIMFKKFQGAMQMVAMAETMIYMNIYDSSENYWLRLLIREWTQFCIFVYIGWIFRSQDLAPHFSVMPATKSKGVTLVPPIYSIEMDAATFKEFSSHEWHIGLPTSTRHDECSKNEVLVIIQHPSAQRPRKLDAISDSTNCFAVSNLNTNLSSCQTQQTQLPT; from the exons ATGGACCGCTTATACTTACAAAACCCGCCATTTTCAG AGCAGTGGAATAATTTGCAGTGGGCACTTACTTCGATTCCATTGATTAAAGCATTGCAGCTCATGCTATCCTTCCTCTTCTG GTATTCATGCTTCAATTTTCAGGCATGCTCTTTGTGGATGTCATTTGGTGTATACGTAACTGGCGTGTTGTTTCAGACAGCtgcttttgtttcctttttgCTCATTGCTCATGGTTACTGCATCATGTGTGAGCACCTTTCTTTAAATGAACGCCGTTCAACTGCCGCACTTGCATGTGTCTTTTACTTAACTCTAGTTGGTTACAAGGCTTCTGTACCATACTTCACT GTGCTTTtgcttttaaattattttatttcattctatgTAATATTCCACCATATATCCCAAAACCTACTGGTGTTGCGAGAACAATTGGGCATTATAGAAAATGAGGATGTTCGAGCAATGCATGATGCTGTGTATAAAAAGTACATAATGTTCAA GAAATTTCAGGGTGCAATGCAGATGGTAGCTATGGCAGAAACTATG ATATATATGAACATTTATGACTCCTCAGAGAATTACTGGCTTCGCTTATTGATCAGAGAATGGACGCAATTTTGCATCTTTGTGTACATTGG ATGGATTTTCAGATCACAAGATTTGGCACCACACTTCTCTGTTATGCCTGCCACAAAGTCTAAAGGCGTGACTCTGGTGCCGCCCATCTACAGTATT GAAATGGATGCAGCAACCTTTAAAGAATTTAGCAGTCACGAATGGCACATTGGGTTG CCAACGTCCACTCGTCATGATGAATGCTCCAAAAACGAAGTTCTGGTAATTATTCAGCATCCTAGTGCTCAGAGGCCAAGAAAGCTTGATGCAATTTCTGATAGCACCAATTGCTTTGCTGTGTCAAATCTCAATACAAATTTATCTTCATGCCAAACACAACAAACACAACTACCAACATGA
- the LOC11428603 gene encoding uncharacterized protein isoform X1: MSSGDGVDESYRSLPSLYLTFLSIWFVSACSWTAYTYKTRHFQWNNLQWALTSIPLIKALQLMLSFLFWYSCFNFQACSLWMSFGVYVTGVLFQTAAFVSFLLIAHGYCIMCEHLSLNERRSTAALACVFYLTLVGYKASVPYFTVLLLLNYFISFYVIFHHISQNLLVLREQLGIIENEDVRAMHDAVYKKYIMFKKFQGAMQMVAMAETMIYMNIYDSSENYWLRLLIREWTQFCIFVYIGWIFRSQDLAPHFSVMPATKSKGVTLVPPIYSIEMDAATFKEFSSHEWHIGLPTSTRHDECSKNEVLVIIQHPSAQRPRKLDAISDSTNCFAVSNLNTNLSSCQTQQTQLPT; this comes from the exons ATGAGCTCCGGCGACGGAGTAGACGAGTCTTATCGATCACTTCCATCGCTATATCTAACCTTCTTGTCAATCTGGTTCGTCTCAGCTTGTTCATGGACCGCTTATACTTACAAAACCCGCCATTTTCAG TGGAATAATTTGCAGTGGGCACTTACTTCGATTCCATTGATTAAAGCATTGCAGCTCATGCTATCCTTCCTCTTCTG GTATTCATGCTTCAATTTTCAGGCATGCTCTTTGTGGATGTCATTTGGTGTATACGTAACTGGCGTGTTGTTTCAGACAGCtgcttttgtttcctttttgCTCATTGCTCATGGTTACTGCATCATGTGTGAGCACCTTTCTTTAAATGAACGCCGTTCAACTGCCGCACTTGCATGTGTCTTTTACTTAACTCTAGTTGGTTACAAGGCTTCTGTACCATACTTCACT GTGCTTTtgcttttaaattattttatttcattctatgTAATATTCCACCATATATCCCAAAACCTACTGGTGTTGCGAGAACAATTGGGCATTATAGAAAATGAGGATGTTCGAGCAATGCATGATGCTGTGTATAAAAAGTACATAATGTTCAA GAAATTTCAGGGTGCAATGCAGATGGTAGCTATGGCAGAAACTATG ATATATATGAACATTTATGACTCCTCAGAGAATTACTGGCTTCGCTTATTGATCAGAGAATGGACGCAATTTTGCATCTTTGTGTACATTGG ATGGATTTTCAGATCACAAGATTTGGCACCACACTTCTCTGTTATGCCTGCCACAAAGTCTAAAGGCGTGACTCTGGTGCCGCCCATCTACAGTATT GAAATGGATGCAGCAACCTTTAAAGAATTTAGCAGTCACGAATGGCACATTGGGTTG CCAACGTCCACTCGTCATGATGAATGCTCCAAAAACGAAGTTCTGGTAATTATTCAGCATCCTAGTGCTCAGAGGCCAAGAAAGCTTGATGCAATTTCTGATAGCACCAATTGCTTTGCTGTGTCAAATCTCAATACAAATTTATCTTCATGCCAAACACAACAAACACAACTACCAACATGA